The Helianthus annuus cultivar XRQ/B chromosome 15, HanXRQr2.0-SUNRISE, whole genome shotgun sequence genomic sequence TCTTAACATGTCTCTCTCAAAAAACCACTGCTTTCAATGAAATACCTTTGAAAATTCAGTACTTCGGGTATgcaattttaacaaaatcagaTTATAACTACTCTCAAGCATTGTTTTCTGGCTTGGTTTCAAATGTGAAAAACATTTAAATGGGAAAAATGATGCTTTTCTCATGTATCCAAGACTATTAAGCTACTACTTGcaaaaacatgtttctaaaaaggcTTTTCAGTAAGGTGCAACGTTTAAAATGAATAGTCTAACATCTGAAACGTTTACTCGCCTTATGGGCAAAGAGTCAAATGCTTCCAAAACACAAGCAAAGGGGAATGAGCAAATTTTAGATGCGTCCACATCTGCTCCTCAAACCTctgttgctgagcccactgctcctggtgatcaCAGCACTACAACCACTGTTGTTTAACCCCCAccagcaaaacctaaaaagaccaaaacaaaatccaaaaagcccaccaaacccaataAAGAgggtcctctggaagatgagatcccagaggttaacccagtgacaacacaaatgtcacttgaaaccactactgctacttcctcacagcatgtggaaagatctcaacccatagACCAAACTCCTCATGcttcctcacaaaaggaacatgttgtaagcacagggacaccacaatatgaagcaatacttttgttttggtcaaaaattaccgaagcaattaagtgatcaaattagttaagtgaggtagtgtgctaaaaaaatgtgttgaaaatggACTAGTTTAGTTGTttacaaaaacagttttcaggatacggcttaggatattgagttgtatctatgatcaaatAGTGAACAAAAAAGGTAAAGggtgacacgagatatacgaggaaagcccttgatcaatctagatcgccggcataaaacctcgggagatgacaatcgcagctgccttgttcttctattacttcaaatgtcaggatacagtgcaggatatgatgcggatcaactaagtaTTACAATGTAAATTCGATACAAGTGTAGGTGTGTAGTGATTGTTTGCAAGTAGAGAGAAAGAGTGTGCGAGAGATTATGTGCCTTAATCTGATCTGATCAATCCTTTTTATAGTAATAGAAAATAACTAACTATCCTATCATTCCGGGATTCAGCAAATATTCCATATGTAGACGTTGCAGTCCacgtcttccggcttcaacgtctaTAATCCaactgatttgcccgagtcttgaggagaagaagtccactcGAACGTTTGAGACTTGTTCCAATAATCTGCACGTGAATTAATTAGTTGCTACCAGGATATcgtatcaggatgttaccaatatcccgaTCCAACATCCTGGTCACAATGAAACAAATAAAGTCAGCATATCATTCAGGATATATGAGCAGAAAATCACACATAGCAACTTTCATTTGAAAGTATACTTAAAAGCCCTTCTCCCTGGGCAATGTCTCTTTTAACACCACTCCCTTCATCTCCTATTCCACCAACCCTTGTACCACTGTTTGAGGCAATTGACATTCAGATTCAAAGCAGTCCCTCTTACCAACACATTACTGAGAGTACAACACCAGAAATGACTGTGTCTGATCCTGTTCAATCTGCTATCCCACAAACAGTTGAGGATGTTACACCACTTGAGTTTTACGAAACTCTtgttggtagttcaagtggagcaactactacaaatgttgaatccactgatttacatttggacagtagtttcatctctaagactcccttgaaggcaaccactaTTGTGGCTACTACGGTAACCATTGTTCCAgtgggaagtccccagaaccaagacAAAAGGGCATTTGTTTCTGATGATTTAGAGTCTACTCCTATCACCAAAACAAATACAACCACTTCTGGTAGGAATTCAGATAATCCTATTAAGTTAAGTGATGAATTAAGATACCGAGAATTGACGGATAGAATGTCCACCATTGAAAACACTGTTGGTGAAATGAAAGACATGCtgaaacaagtgttggaggctTCTAAGTGTCAGCCTAGTACTTAGCAAATCTCCCAAGAAATCTGGAATTCAGTGCAACCAATCCTTGCTGCACAAAGGGAATTAGCTGGACTCAACCACAATAAGCATATGGAGTTGATAAGAATCATGGTTGAGGCTAGGTAcaaagatactcaggcagatatCAGGGGTATCAAAGAATCATTGCACTAGATAACTGGCTCCTCCCCTGCaccaatctttgaaaaatataatgatgatgatgatgatgccaaaaagggggagaaagacTCAATGAGGAAGTTGGAGCCTGATCCTAAAGTAAAACCAAAGGGCCAACAAAAACAAAAGCCAGGTTCTGCCAAAGATACTTCTGCAACATTTTTTGAAAAATCAGATGTTggaaagaaaaagggaattgatgagaCCCTCAATGTCCAAACTAATGAGGAGATTTTAGCAAAGCAGAAAAGGAAAGATACAACAGAGAGCAAGGCCTACAATTGGAAGAAAGAACAGGAGGAGAAAATGAAAAGGGAAAACATTGGTACTTCTCAAAGAAGAAAGTCTTTTAGAAATAACAGACCACCAATAGCCACATTTCCCAAAACATCTGCTACTCCTAAAAGGCATGTATCCTCTGCTGCAACCAAACCCAAACCTTCATCTCAAAAACCACCACAAAAGAAGCAGAAAACAGCTTCAACACCACCATCCTCACCCACTAAACCAACAGATGTTGATGCAACAAAAGCATCAGCAGATGTTAGgccaacagttgttgaaacaccAGTGGTTTCAAAAGTTGTTAGCCAATCCACTGCTTCCATTCATTTCAACACACCACCATCAACACAACTACCACCAACACCCCCAAAGATTCCCTTCACAACCACTTTCTTCACCTAAACCACCTTCTCCATCAAAAACTCCACCTCCCAAATTTGCCTATGCACGCAAAAGAAAATTTGTTGTGCTGGATGATGATAAGGAGATTCCATCACCAATCCCCTTATCATCTGCCCCTATTAAATCACTCCACCCTCATCATCTCCACTTACAAATCCACTTAACCATCCACCCACTGGTTACATGCCATCTATCATCCCATTGGCTACTCAATATCCTCTAGAACTGCTTGCAGTTCAAAGTGAAATGGAATCTTTTTATAAGATAGATGATCCATCCAAAAGAACCTTCCCATCTCTCTATGGCTTTAGAACACCTCAAAATCTGGATGAATATTTAAAGTTGAAAGCAAAACAAGCAaaggttatagccaaagaagAAAGCAAAGGGTTAGGTGACAGGAGATACCAAGGTCTGTTATCACATGGGCTTAACAAAGTCAGAAAGCTTGAAGACTTTGCTAAAGACCTTTGTAAATCCATGTCTGAGCAGTCATTGGATACTGAGCTTTAAGAGGAACTAAGGGTTGATTATTTAGATCATATAATGAAGCACACGCCCTACAAAGCAACCAAGGCTCAATTTAAAGACTGGTTTGTAGATGCTCTCAAAGAAGAAACTGGCATAATTACAATTATGAACAATGATCCTCTGATCAAGAAAACTGCACCAAATTGGAAGAAATCCAAGCAAGTTGATCAAGAAGATGCATTAAGGTTCAAGagaatgagagcagagcttgtTGTTGCTGATTATGGGTCTGCAAGATCAATAGCCAGATGGTCAAAACAAAATGTTGAAGAGACCTATAGAAAACTGGAAGAGCTTAGAAAGAAAGACCCATTTGTTCCTCAAACGCCTGTTTATCCTCAAACTACTGCTGGCAGGTCCTAACAGACCCAAACCTCCAAATAGCTTACCTTATCATCTGCTTTACCCATAAATGCCTTGAATCAATTAAAAAGGCAAAAGCAGACTGATGAGGAGGATGAGTAGAGGTTTGAAAATATAGTAAAGAGGGGATCAGATGCTAGATTAGATTTCAAATGGATGATGCTAGTGACCTTCTCACTACTCAACTAGTTGAAACAATCAAACAGTTGGCCAGTAAACCTCATTCACCAAACTCATCACAAATAACTCTCATCCCAAGAAAACCATATgtccaaaaatactaaagtggaagtcatcCTCAGACACCCACGTATTGCCTTTGCTCAGATCAGATGGTAAAGTTGAAAGGATATCAAGGAAGGATGCATATGGTCTGAATGCAGATGACCTTCAAGATCTTTTGAACCTTCAACTGGAAAAGGATGAAGATGATATGGATTCCCTTGACTTTGAACttcaattcaaagggcaaatcagAGAAATGCTGATGAGGAAATAAAGATCAGAAATAAATGAAGGGTTTgggcatcatctgttctagggggagattatTGGCTCATGTGAAACCTTCCTTGAGAACATATGATACAAAGCCAAAATTGTTCTGCAACAACTGCTCCATAATAACAGTGTTTTGAATTGCTTCTCCCTCCAATGGCAAGATTTCTAACAACTACTGCTTCAAAGGTCTGCTCAACACAAAGCATTGCTGGATTATAAAGATTGTTGAAGACTAAACCACTGAAGAAGTCAAAGATCTGCTAGAAGTCaaaggtctgatcaccctttgagTAAAGCACTACTAAAGCTTCAACAGAGGATTGAGTCCATCAGAGGATAGCACCAACAGAGTCTAGTTATCAGTGTTTAATAATGCAATAATGTTTAGCATTAGCAGTGTTTAGAGTTTGTTAatgttgttagatgtcactatcttGGTAACGTTAGCCAAGATG encodes the following:
- the LOC110913899 gene encoding histone H1.1-like — encoded protein: MRKLEPDPKVKPKGQQKQKPGSAKDTSATFFEKSDVGKKKGIDETLNVQTNEEILAKQKRKDTTESKAYNWKKEQEEKMKRENIGTSQRRKSFRNNRPPIATFPKTSATPKRHVSSAATKPKPSSQKPPQKKQKTASTPPSSPTKPTDVDATKASADVRPTVVETPVVSKVVSQSTASIHFNTPPSTQLPPTPPKIPFTTTFFT